The DNA window cccaaagacggctgggataggctccagcaccccaacgaccctcgtgatgataagcggtagaaaatgaatgaaataatgaatgctGAATGCCGAGCATGTTGGGAGTCACTGGAGCGCTTTTTGTATTGTTGCACCAAAGTGACCATTTTCTGTCATCCAGTCAGTGGACAGCGGTGTTTATAGTAGCTTCACTCTCAACAAGCTTAAAAAAAACGGGGGACATTAAGGGTTGGCTTTGGGAACCTTTATAATGGACTTTGTACAACTTAAGTGTCATTGGATCCCTTCAAAGCGGCTGTGTAAATCTAAgtaatacatattttacaaacaaGTTATTTTATTCAAGGACACACCGCATGGTGCAGTACTGCTTGGTGGAAACAGGAAAGCTCATCTGTCTacaatgaaatgatgaaaaaaaaacttacagtaACTGCAAAGATTATTTTAAAGTTACACAAGACTTGAGTGACTAATGAAGATGTGCTGGACCCATGGTGCTTGTCTCTCAGTGTGATAAAAGCTGTGGGGGAAAAGAGGCGCGGCGCAGAACGCAGATGCTGGAAATGTGGGCGGTGCCTTCATTGTCCATCCAGCAACAATTTGCGAATGACTCCAAGACTGCACAACACAGGAGGAGACCACAGTCTGGACTTTTAAGCTGCTCCTAGATCTCTGTGGAAACTAGATCCATCTGATGACTGATGTCTTGCTTCCTCACTTTGTGGCTCTCTACCGGGCTTCACTAAAGATGATAGCGCCATGCTGACAGTAAGGTTAGTGCTTATGGGGATGATTTTATGCGTCTCCTGTCTGCTTGACGTGCAAGCCAAAGTTTTTAGCAGGGACGTCATCAAACAGGTGGAGATCCTGATGGAGAAAGACTCTTTGACTATGGTACGAGGAATGAAATTGCATTGCTAACTGTAACAGTTCGGCAGTACTcatgtgttgttgtttggtgTGAAAAGATGCTAACTTTGTTTTTCTCTCTGTGAAGTGTGCAGGCTGCAAGCTCTACACACCCAATTTAGGAGACTACAAGGTGAGTGGTGTGGCATCAGGGCCAGCAAACCCTTCCCTGCTGGCCTAAATACTATCAGAAGCAttgacctacatttacaactcTCATAtgaaattgtattcatttattgcaAACAGTTTATTATCTTCATTTAATAGCGTATTTCTTGGCTGCATTGCttctatattacatttttttttgtccaatcacatGTCAGCTTCAGTGTGTGGCCATGTCAGTCTAacctgcccagggccttcaatATCAGGCGTGCAGCACTGTGTCACTGAAAATCTATTAGCAATCAATTAGCAGCAATAACACAATTGAagcacattttgttttatttcttcaaaGGCCTTCCTTAAAAGGGTCAC is part of the Doryrhamphus excisus isolate RoL2022-K1 chromosome 8, RoL_Dexc_1.0, whole genome shotgun sequence genome and encodes:
- the il15l gene encoding interleukin 15, like isoform X3; amino-acid sequence: MLTVRLVLMGMILCVSCLLDVQAKVFSRDVIKQVEILMEKDSLTMCAGCKLYTPNLGDYKRSKSSSWSGKSVPNPHWRGASSFLRQNSPPRQSLNHVSVSSTRRKTPKTSSHS